A stretch of DNA from Candidatus Pseudomonas phytovorans:
TGATCTTGTAACGCTTGAACGGGATCTGCTCACGCTCCTGAAAGCGCTGCAGTTGGGTCTGCTGGTCGATCGCCAGCCAGAACTTCACCACCACTACCCCGGCATTCACCAACTGCTCTTCAAAGTCGTTGATCTCGCTGTAGGCACGCATCCAGTCGGCCGGGCTGCAAAATCCTTCCACCCGCTCCACCAGCACCCGGCCATACCAGGAGCGGTCGAAGATGGTGAACTTGCCGCGTGCCGGAATATGCCGCCAGAACCGCCACAGGTAGGGCTGCGCGCGCTCTTCTTCGGTGGGCGCGGCAATCGGCACGATGCGGTACTGGCGCGGGTCCAGCGCCGCCGCCACACGGCGGATGGCACTGCCCTTGCCGGCAGCATCGTTGCCTTCAAACACCGCCACCAGGGCGTGCCGGCGCATGCGTTTGTCGCGCAGCAGGCCGGCCAGGCGGGCCTGTTCGGTAACCAGTTGTTCCTGATAGTCGTGCTTGTCCAGACGCAGGGTCATGTCCAGGGCGCCGAGCAGGCTGCGCTGGTCGATCGCTCGCCCCAGCGGGGCGACGTTACCCTGATGCTTGCCTTTGGGGTTGTGGGCCAGCGCTGCCTGCAGGCTTTCCAGCAGGATGCGCCCCACCGCCAGGCTGCGATAATTCGGGTCTACCCCTTCAACGATATGCCACGGCGCATAGTCGCGGCTGGTGCGGCGCAGCACGCGCTCGCCAAAGCGCACAAATCGGTCGTAGGTTTGCGACTGCTGCCAGTCCAGCGGGCTGATCTTCCAGCTGTGCAGCGGGTCGTCCTTGAGCGATTTCAACCTTGCCTTCATCTGCTTCTTGGACAGGTGGAACCAGAACTTGATGATCAGCGCGCCTTCATCGCACAGCATCTGCTCCAGGCGCTCGGCACCGGTGATGGCCTGGTCGAGCACGGCATCCTTGAACACCCCGTGCACCCGCCCCTGCAGCATCTGGCTGTACCAGTTGCCAAAGAACACGCCCATCCGCCCCTTGGGGGGCAAAGCCCGCCAGTATCGCCAGGCAGGCGGGCGGGCCAGCTCTTCGTCGGTCTGCTGATCGAAGGTGAGCACATCGATCATGCGCGGGTCCATCCACTCGTTGAGCAGCTTGACCGTCTCGCCCTTGCCGGCACCTTCGACGCCGTTGATCAGCACGATCACCGGGAAGCGCGCCTGCTGCTTGAGTTCGTACTGGGCTTCGAGCAGGGCCTCGCGTAAAGCGGGTACCTCGGCGTCGTAAGCCTCCTTGTCGATGCTGTGGCCGATTTCGGCGGATTCGAACATGCACTGGCTCCTTCAATGGATAACCAAGACTAGCGGATTTCATTTATGCCTGTATTGACCCGTCACGCGTGAACTCGCCCCCACAGGTAGTGCGGATGACATAAAATCCCGCCCATCTGCTGAAACCGAGCCAACCATGTCCACCCTTCTCCAGCATGCCCAGATCGACTGGGACGACCAGGGCCGCCCCCACTCGCGGCAATATGACGACGTCTATTTCGCGGTCAACGAAGGCATCGAAGAAACCAAACACGTGTTCCTCGGCCAGACGCGCCTGGCCGAGCGCTTTGCCAACCTGGCGCCGCACACCTGCATGGTGATCGGCGAAACAGGTTTTGGCACCGGCATGAATTTTTTCTGCGCCTGGCAGCTGTTTGACCAGCAGGGGCACGCTGATGCACGCCTGCACTTCGTCAGTGTCGAAAAATACCCCCTCGACCACGCCGACATGGCCCGCGCCGTGCGCCTGTGGCCTGAACTTGCCGCCTATACAGAACCCCTGTTGGCGCAATATGTGGCAGTGCACCCGGGCTTCCAGCAGTTCACCTTCGCCGATGGCCGGGTCACCCTCACCCTGCTGATCGGTGATGTGCTTGAGCAACTGCCGCAACTCGATGCGCAGATTGATGTGTGGTTCCTCGATGGCTTTGCCCCGGCCAAGAACCCCGACATGTGGACACCCGAGCTGTTCGCGCAGCTGGCCCGGTTGTCGCACCCGGGTACGGTCCTGGGCACCTTCACGACCACCGGTTGGGTACGCCGCAGCCTCGTCGACGCTGGCTTCGCCATGAAAAGGGTGCCGGGCATTGGCAAGAAGTGGGAGGTGATGAGCGGCGCCTACGTCGGCCCCCTGCCCGCCCCCGGCGCGCCTTGGTACGCACGCCCGGCCGTTGCACAGGGGCCACGCGAGGCGTTGGTGATTGGTGCCGGGCTCGCCGGTAGCACAACCGCCGCCAGCCTGGCCCGGCGCGGCTGGCAGGTGACCGTGCTGGAGCGCCACGAAGCCCCGGCACAGGAAGCTTCAGGCAACCCGCAAGGGGTGCTGTACCTCAAGCTGTCTGCCCATGGCACTGCGCTTTCGCAGATGATCCTGGCCGGGTTCGGCTACACGCGGCGCCAGCTTGAACGCTTGCAGCGTGGCCAGGACTGGGATGCCTGCGGCGTGCTGCAACTCGCCTTCGACAGCAAGGAAGCCGAGCGCCAGAGCAAGCTGGCCGCCGCTTTCGACCACGATTTGCTGCACTCATTGGGGCGTGCCGAGGCCGAAGCCATCGCTGGGGTGGCCTTGCCGGCGGGCGGTTTGTACTACCCCGAAGGTGGCTGGGTGCACCCGCCTGCACTGTGCCAGCAGCAGTTGCAGCACCCGGGTATTCGCCTGCTCACACACCAGGAAGTCATCGAGCTGCGCAAGGTCGATGACCAATGGCAAGCCTGGGCTGGCGAGCGCCTGCTGGCCGGCGCGCCGGTGGTCATTCTGGCCGGTGCCGCCGAGGTGCGGCGCTTTGAGCCTTGCGCGCAGTTGCCGCTCAAGCGCATCCGTGGGCAAATCACCCGCTTGCCGGCCACTACCGCCAGCCGGGCACTGCGCACAGTGGTGTGCGCCGAGGGCTATGTGGCACCGCCGCGCGGCGACGAACATACCCTGGGCGCGAGCTTTGATTTCCACAGCGAAGACCTGGCCCCGACAGTGGCCGAGCACCAGGGCAACCTGGCGTTGCTTGACGAGATTTCCGTCGATCTGGCCCAGCGGTTGGGCACAGCCGAGTTGGCCCCTGAGCAGTTGCAGGGGCGTGCGGCGTTTCGATGCACCAGCCCGGATTACCTGCCGATCGTGGGGCCGCTGGCTGATGGGCAGGCGTTTGCCGAGGCTTATGCGGTACTGGGCCGGGATGCGCGGCAGGTGCCGGATGTGGCTTGCCCTTGGCTGGATGGGTTGTATGTGAACAGCGGGCATGGGTCGCGCGGGTTGATCACGGCGCCGTTGAGTGGCGAGCTGATGGCGGCCTGGGTGTGTGGGGAACCGCTGCCGTTGCCGCGGGCGGTGGCGGAGGCTTGTCATCCGAACCGGTTTGCCCTGCGCAAGTTGATCCGAGGCAAATAAGGAATGGGGCCGCTATGCGGCCCTTCGCGGGCACGCCCGCTCCCACAGGGATCACGCAATGCCAGGGGCTGGCGAAAAACCTGTGGGAGCGGGCGTGCCCGCGAAGGGCTGCACAGCAGCCCCATATAACAGATTGTTCTAAAACTCTCACAAAGCACATAGGTCAGTTCCTTAAGGTGCCCTAATCCGGGGCATCACCTCCCCAACGGAAAAACCGGTAAGGACTTATGTGCGGATTAGCAGGAGAGTTACGTTTCACCCCCATCGACCAAGCCCCTCGCCCAGCCGACCTGGCTGCGGTAGAGCGCATCACGCATCACCTGGCACCTCGTGGCCCGGATGCGTGGGGCTTCCATAGCCAAGGCCCGATTGCCCTTGGCCACCGGCGCCTGAAAATCATGGACTTGTCCGACGGCTCGGCGCAGCCGATGGTCGACAACACCCTGGGCCTGTCACTGGCTTTCAACGGTGCCATCTACAACTTCCCCGAACTGCGCCAGGAATTGCAGGACCTGGGCTACAGCTTCTGGTCCGACGGCGACACCGAGGTGTTGCTCAAGGGCTACCACGCCTGGGGCGCGGCCTTGCTGCCCAAGCTCAACGGCATGTTCGCCCTGGCCATCTGGGAGCGCGACAACCAGCGCCTGTTCCTGGCCCGCGACCGCCTGGGCGTCAAGCCGCTGTACCTGTCGCGCAACGGCGAGCGCCTGCGTTTTGCCTCGACCCTGCCAGCGCTGCTCAAGGGTGGCGACATCGACCCGATGCTCGACCCGGTGGCGCTCAACCATTACCTGAACTTCCACGCTGTGGTACCCGCGCCGCGTACCCTGCTGGCCAACGTGCAAAAGCTGGAACCCGGCACCTGGATGCGCGTCGACCGCCATGGCGAGGTAGAACGCCAGACCTGGTGGCAGCTGAAATACGGCGCCAACCCGGATGAGCGTGAGCTGGACCTGGAAGGCTGGACCACCCGCGTGCTCGACGCCACCCGCGACGCCGTGGCCATTCGCCAACGTGCCGCCGTCGACGTTGGCGTGCTGCTGTCCGGGGGTGTCGACTCCAGCCTGCTGGTCGGGTTGCTGCGCGAAGCAGGTGTAGACGACCTGTCGACGTTCTCCATCGGCTTCGAGGATGCCGGTGGCGAGCGTGGCGACGAGTTCCAGTACTCCGACCTGATCGCCAAACACTACGGCACCCGTCACCACCAGCTGCGCATTGCCGAACACGAGATCATCGACCAGTTGCCAGCCGCATTCCGCGCGATGAGCGAGCCGATGGTCAGCCACGACTGCATTGCCTTCTACCTGCTGTCGCGGGAAGTGGCCAAGCACTGCAAGGGCGTGCAAAGCGGCCAAGGCGCTGACGAACTGTTCGCCGGCTACCACTGGTACCCGCAGGTGGACGGCGCCGAAGACGCCTTTGCGGCTTACCGCGATGCGTTCTTCGACCGCAGCCACGGCGAGTACCGCGAAACCGTGCAGGCACCCTGGCTGCTGGAAACCGACGCCGCTGGCGATTACGTGCGCGAGCACTTCGCCCGCCCTGGCGCCCGCGACGCCGTGGACAAGGCCCTGCGCCTGGACAGCACAGTGATGCTGGTGGACGACCCGGTCAAGCGGGTGGACAACATGACCATGGCCTGGGGCCTGGAAGCGCGCACACCGTTCCTCGACTACCGCCTGGTGGAGCTGTCTGCGCGTATTCCGGCGCGCTTCAAACTGCCCGACGGCGGCAAGCAGGTACTCAAGCAGGCGGCGCGGCGGGTAATCCCGCATGAGGTGATCGACCGCAAGAAAGGCTACTTCCCGGTGCCGGGGCTGAAGCACCTGGATGGTGCCACCCTGGGCTGGGTGCGTGAGCTGCTGACCGACCCCAGCCAGGACCGGGGGCTGTTCAACCCGGCCATGCTCGACCGCCTGCTGAGCAACCCGCACGGCCAGCTCACCCCGCTGCGCGGTTCCAAGCTGTGGCAGCTGGCAGCGCTGAACCTGTGGCTGAGCGAACAAGGAATCTGACCGATGAAAGCCCATGAAATCGCCTACGGTCAGCGCCTGCTGCGCGGGCAGCCGCCGTCCTACGAGCGCCTGCAGGCGCGCCTGGCCGGCGACGGCAGCCAGCCCCATGACCAGCCGCGTGCCGTGCACTGTGGCTGGGGCCGATTGCTGATCGGCCATACCTACCCAGACCCGGTCGCCTTGGCCGAGCAATTGCTGAGCGAACGCCCCGGCGAGCGCGACATTGCCCTGTATGTGGCGGCGCCCCAGCAAGTGTTGGCCCAAGCGCCGCAGCAACTGTTTCTGGACCCGTCCGACACCCTGCGCCTGTGGTTTACCGACTACCGCCCGGCGCAGCGGGTGTTCCGTGGCTTCCGTGTGCGCCGGGCGCAAAACCCGGCTGACTGGCAGGCCATCAACACCCTGTACCAGGCACGCAGCATGCTGCCGGTCGACCCCGACCTGCTCACCCCCAGGCACCTGGGCGGCCCGGTGTACTGGCTGGCCGAAGATGAAGACAGCGGCGCGGTGATCGGCAGCGTCATGGGCCTGAACCATGCCAAGGCCTTCAACGACCCGGAACACGGCAGCAGCCTGTGGTGCCTGGCGGTGGACCCGCATTGCACCCGCCCCGGCGTGGGCGAGGTGCTGGTGCGCCATCTGATCGAACACTTCATGAGCCGTGGCCTGGCCTACCTGGACCTGTCAGTGCTGCATGACAACCGCCAGGCCAAGCGCCTTTACCAGAAGCTGGGTTTTCGCAACCTGCCCACCTTTGCGGTCAAGCGCAAGAACGGCATCAACGAGCCGCTATTTCTCGGGCCAGGGCCGCAAGCCGACCTCAACCCCTATGCCCGCATCATCGTCGACGAAGCGCTACGCCGGGGTATCGACGTGCAGGTGGACGACGCCGCCAGCGGCTTGTTCACCCTCAGCCTGGGCGGGCGTCGAATTCGTTGCCGTGAGTCGCTCAGCGACCTGACCAGTGCCGTCACCATGACCTTGTGCCAGGACAAACGCTTGACCCGGCAGGTCCTGCACAACGCCGGGCTGCAAGTGCCTGCGCAACAGTTGGCCGGCAATGCGGACGACAACCTGGCATTTCTCGACGAGCACGGCGCGGTTGTGGTCAAACCGGTGGATGGCGAGCAAGGCCAGGGCGTGGCAGTGAACCTGACCTGCATCGACGACATCACCCAGGCCGTGACACATGCTCGTCAGTTCGACAGCCGCGTGCTGCTGGAAAGCTTCCATGCCGGGTTTGACCTGCGCATTGTGGTGATCGGCTACGAAGTAGTGGCCGCTGCCATCCGCCACCCGGCGCAGGTGCTGGGCGACGGCAAACACAGCATCCGCCAGTTGATCGAAGCCCAGAGCCGTCGGCGCCAGGCCGCCACGGGTGGCGAAAGCCGTATCCCGCTGGACGACGAAACCGAGCGCACCCTGCGCGCGGCAGGCTTTGGCTATGACGATGTATTGTCTGCCGGCCAACGCTTGGCCGTGCGGCGCACCGCCAACCTGCACACCGGTGGCACCCTTGAAGATGTGACCGAACGCCTGCACCCGGTGCTGGCCGACGCTGCCGTGCGCGCTGCACGGGCGCTGGAGATTCCGGTGGTGGGGCTGGACTTTATGGTGCGCGATGCCGGGCAGCCGGAATACGTGATCATCGAAGCCAACGAACGTGCCGGCCTGGCCAACCATGAACCGCAGCCCACGGCCGAGCGGTTTATCGACCTGCTGTTTCCGCATAGCCGGCCTTTGGCGTAACAGCTGATGGCCTCTTCGCGGGCACGCCCGCTCCCACAGGTCCGCCACAGGGCCTGAGACTTGTGCATTACCTGTGGGAGCGGGCATGCCCGCGAAGAAACCAACACAATTTTCAAGGAGTACTCATGTCCGAACGACTCCCAGAACCCAATCTCGACTACCTCAAACGCGTGCTGCTGGAGATGCTCGCCATCCCCAGCCCCACCGGTTTCACCGACACCATCGTGCGCTACGTGGCCGAACGCCTCGACGAACTGGGCATCCCCTTCGAGCTGACCCGTCGCGGTACCATCCGCGCCACCCTCAAGGGCCGGCAAACTTCCCCCGACCGCGCCGTGTCCGCCCACCTCGACACCATCGGCGCCAGCGTGCGCCAGTTGCAGGACAACGGCCGCCTGGCGCTGGCGCCGGTCGGCTGCTGGTCCAGCCGCTTTGCCGAGGGCAGCCGGGTCAGTGTGTTCACCGACACCGGTGTAGTACGTGGCAGCGTGTTGCCGTTGATGGCCAGCGGGCACGCTTTCAACACCGCCATCGACCAGATGCCGGTCAGCTGGGACCACGTGGAACTGCGCCTGGACGCCTACTGCGCTACTCGCGCCGACTGCGAGGCATTGGGCGTGAGCATTGGCGACTTCGTCGCCTTCGACCCACTGCCCGAGTTCACCGAAAGCGGCCACATCAGCGCCCGTCACCTGGACGACAAGGCCGGCGTAGCGGCACTGCTCGCCGCATTGAAGGCCGTGGTAGAAAGTGGCCGCCAGCCATTGATCGACTGCCACCCGTTGTTCACCATCACCGAAGAGACCGGCTCGGGCGCTGCCGGCGCCCTGCCCTGGGATGTCAGCGAGTTCGTCGGCATCGACATCGCCCCGGTGGCCCCCGGGCAGGCTTCCAGCGAGCATGCGGTGAGCGTGGCCATGCAGGACTCGTCAGGGCCGTACGACTACCACCTGTCCAGGCACCTGCTGAAACTGGCCGGTGACCACGACTTGCCGGTGCGGCGCGACCTGTTCCGCTACTACTTCAGCGATGCCCATTCGGCGGTGACGGCGGGGCACGATATACGTACCGCGCTGGTGGCGTTTGGCTGTGATGCCACCCATGGCTACGAACGCACGCATATCGACAGCCTTGCCGCGTTGAGCCGGTTGCTGTCGGCGTATCTGTTGAGCCCACCCGTGTTCGCCAGCGACTCGCAGCCGGCCAATGCGTCGCTGGAACGCTTTAGCCATCAACTGGAGCATGATGCGCAAATGGAAAGCGACACGCGGGTGCCGGCGGTGGACAGTCTGGTTGGCAATAAGGCTTGAGGGCGCAGGGGGCTGCTTTGCAGCCCATCGCAGGCAAGCCAGCTCCTACAGGGGCACCACAAGCCTGAGCTTCGCGCGGTCCCTGTAGGAACTGTCTTGCCTGCGATGGGCCGCAGCGCGGCCCCAAAATCCCCAAGGTTTCGCGTAGCATGCCTACACCAATACCCTAGACACCGCCCACCATGCTGATCCCCTACGACCAACTGCAAGCCGAAACCCTGACCCGCCTGATCGAAGATTTCGTCACCCGTGACGGCACCGACAACGGCGACGATACCCCGCTGGAAACCCGCGTGCTGCGGGTGCGCCAGGCATTGGCCAAGGGCCAGGCGTTCATCCTGTTCGACCCGGAAAGCCAGCAGTGCCAGTTGCTGGCCAGGCATGATGTGCCCAGGGAGTTGCTCGACTAGCCGCTCAGGCCTTGTTTTGCTTGGCCTCCTTGATGCGCTTGTACACCTCTGCCCGATGCACCGGCACTTCCCGCGGTGCATCTACTCCAAAGCGCACCACGCCGTCCCTGGTCTGCACCACCATGATCCGGATGTCATCGCCTATCACGATGATCTCCCCTACTTCGCGTCCTATTACCAGCATGTTCCGCTCCTTCAATGAAAGGGAAAAGCGGAGCGTGCCTCGTAGCCATTTACCTACTCAATAGTTCCGCAGCAAATCAGAATTGCCCTACATTTTCCGGTAACTTCTCCTACAGACCATTCATCTCTACTGGGCTTTGGCGCGCATTTTCACCGCCATTTCGGCCATTTCGTCGTACAGCCGCTGGGGGGCTTGCTGCTTCAATGCCCACGCCTGGCGCCCGGCTTCGTGGGGCAGAATCAGGAACTCGCCAGCGGCGACCTGCTGATGGATGTAGTCGGCAATGTCCGACGCACTAATCGGCGAACCCTCCAGTAGCTTGCCCACCTGCACCTTCATGGCGGGGTTAGGCCCGCGGAACGAGTCCAGCAGGTTGGTCTGGAAGAACGACGGGCACACCACGTGCACCGCCACCTTTAGCTGGCGCAACTCCACCAGCAGGCTTTCCGACAGGGCCAGTACACCGGCCTTGGCCACGTTGTAGTTGCTCATGCCAGGGCCCTGCATCAGCGCGGCCATCGAGGCCACGTTGATGATCCGCCCCTTGCTGCGTTCCAGCAGCGGCAGGAACGCCTTGCAGCCCTTGACCACGCCCATCAGGTTGACCGCCAGCTGCCAGTCCCAGTCCTCCAGCGACAACTCGGCGAAGAACCCGCCCGAGGCAACGCCTGCGTTGTTGACGATCACGTCGATGCCACCGAACTGCTCGGTGCAGGCCTGGGCCAAGGCGGTAAGCTGGCTGTAATCGCGCACGTCGCAGCGCTGGGTGAAGGCCTCGCCGCCGGCCGCGCGGGCCAGGTCCAGGGTTTCACGCAGGCCGGCTTCGTTGACGTCAGCCAGCGCCAGGCGCCAGCCTTCACGCGCCCAGCGCAGGGCGATCTCGCGGCCCAGGCCGGATCCGGCGCCGGTGATCATGATGCGGTTTTGCATGGTGGCAGGCCCTGTTGTGATGTGGAGTGAAAGCAGTCTAAACAAGGGCCTGGGTAACGGCAGGGTGCATCAGGTTAGTGAATGGGTGGGCATGACTGTGTGGTCAGCCTGCGAAGCGGCCAGTTGCAGCAACACTCAAATGGAATCTTTCGCAAGCGGCGCCGGTCCGATCTAGCAAGAGGCCTGCAGTCCGAGGCCCTTGCCCATAAACCATGCAAGGACTCCACCATGACCACGATCCTCATCATCATCCTGATCCTGCTGCTGATCGGTGGCTTACCGGTCTTCCCACACTCGCGCAGTTGGGGCTACGGCCCGTCCGGCATTGTTGGCGTAGTGCTGGTCATCCTGCTGGTGCTGCTGCTGTTAGGCATGATATGAGCAACCCCGCCTGGCGGCGGGGCTCCATGCAAGTTCGCGTGCTGCGCGAGGTAGCTGGCAAGCCAGCAATCCAGGCGCAGCATCGCCTCCTTCAGCGCAAGGGCAGCCCGGCGCACCTGCAAAGGGTTCGGCGGATGTTGCCCGCACAGCGTCTCAAGCCTTTCACACAACGCTATCAAGGCGTGCCCCGGCACAATGCGCGCTGCGCCTTTTACTCGGTGGGCCAGCTCTGCAAGCACCGGTGGTTGTGCCAAAGAAGCGCCGAGCTGTGCCAGATCCTCCCTGTTGCTTTTGGCGAGGTCGGCCATCAGGGCTACCACTACCGCCTGGTCGCCACAGACCAGTTTGTGCAGATGTGCCAGATCGACAATGGGTGGACCCTGACCGGCACGATTGACGGTTGCCTGACAGGCAAGCAATGTCTGCTCAAGGGTGTTCAGGTCCAGCGGTTTGAACAGGCAATGGTCCATACCCGCCGCTTTGGCCCGGCGGCGTTCCTCCTGCAGGGCGCTGGCGGTGAGCCCCACCACCCGGCAACGTGGCTGGCCCCTGCGCCGCTCGTGCTCGCGCATGGCCCGGGCCAGTGCAAAACCGCCAAGCCTGGGCATGTTGCAATCGCTGATGACCACATCGAACGGGTGCTGCAACCACAGGCGCAGGGCCTGATCACCATCCTCGGCGACCTGAACCTGATGGCCAAGAAACTCCAACTGGTGCGCCAGCAACAAACGGTTGGCGGGGTAGTCATCGACGACCAGCACGCGCAGGCCAGCCAGCCTGGCTGGATTACCCTGGGGCAGCAACGGGGCAGCCGGCACCGGGGCAGCCGCCAGCATCAGGTCGAGGCGGATTTCAATTCGCGTGCCTTGGCCCAATATGCTGTGCAAGCGCAACTGCCCGCCGAGCATTTCACACAAACTGCGGCTGATGCCAAGCCCTAGCCCTGTACTGCTACGCGGTGACTGGCGCTGATTACTGGCCTGGCGGAAAGGTTGTCCAAGGCTTGCCAGCTCGGACTGGGCAATGCCTATACCGGTGTCTGCAACTT
This window harbors:
- the mnmC gene encoding bifunctional tRNA (5-methylaminomethyl-2-thiouridine)(34)-methyltransferase MnmD/FAD-dependent 5-carboxymethylaminomethyl-2-thiouridine(34) oxidoreductase MnmC, with the translated sequence MSTLLQHAQIDWDDQGRPHSRQYDDVYFAVNEGIEETKHVFLGQTRLAERFANLAPHTCMVIGETGFGTGMNFFCAWQLFDQQGHADARLHFVSVEKYPLDHADMARAVRLWPELAAYTEPLLAQYVAVHPGFQQFTFADGRVTLTLLIGDVLEQLPQLDAQIDVWFLDGFAPAKNPDMWTPELFAQLARLSHPGTVLGTFTTTGWVRRSLVDAGFAMKRVPGIGKKWEVMSGAYVGPLPAPGAPWYARPAVAQGPREALVIGAGLAGSTTAASLARRGWQVTVLERHEAPAQEASGNPQGVLYLKLSAHGTALSQMILAGFGYTRRQLERLQRGQDWDACGVLQLAFDSKEAERQSKLAAAFDHDLLHSLGRAEAEAIAGVALPAGGLYYPEGGWVHPPALCQQQLQHPGIRLLTHQEVIELRKVDDQWQAWAGERLLAGAPVVILAGAAEVRRFEPCAQLPLKRIRGQITRLPATTASRALRTVVCAEGYVAPPRGDEHTLGASFDFHSEDLAPTVAEHQGNLALLDEISVDLAQRLGTAELAPEQLQGRAAFRCTSPDYLPIVGPLADGQAFAEAYAVLGRDARQVPDVACPWLDGLYVNSGHGSRGLITAPLSGELMAAWVCGEPLPLPRAVAEACHPNRFALRKLIRGK
- the ngg gene encoding N-acetylglutaminylglutamine synthetase, with protein sequence MKAHEIAYGQRLLRGQPPSYERLQARLAGDGSQPHDQPRAVHCGWGRLLIGHTYPDPVALAEQLLSERPGERDIALYVAAPQQVLAQAPQQLFLDPSDTLRLWFTDYRPAQRVFRGFRVRRAQNPADWQAINTLYQARSMLPVDPDLLTPRHLGGPVYWLAEDEDSGAVIGSVMGLNHAKAFNDPEHGSSLWCLAVDPHCTRPGVGEVLVRHLIEHFMSRGLAYLDLSVLHDNRQAKRLYQKLGFRNLPTFAVKRKNGINEPLFLGPGPQADLNPYARIIVDEALRRGIDVQVDDAASGLFTLSLGGRRIRCRESLSDLTSAVTMTLCQDKRLTRQVLHNAGLQVPAQQLAGNADDNLAFLDEHGAVVVKPVDGEQGQGVAVNLTCIDDITQAVTHARQFDSRVLLESFHAGFDLRIVVIGYEVVAAAIRHPAQVLGDGKHSIRQLIEAQSRRRQAATGGESRIPLDDETERTLRAAGFGYDDVLSAGQRLAVRRTANLHTGGTLEDVTERLHPVLADAAVRAARALEIPVVGLDFMVRDAGQPEYVIIEANERAGLANHEPQPTAERFIDLLFPHSRPLA
- a CDS encoding DUF3309 family protein, yielding MTTILIIILILLLIGGLPVFPHSRSWGYGPSGIVGVVLVILLVLLLLGMI
- a CDS encoding SDR family oxidoreductase produces the protein MQNRIMITGAGSGLGREIALRWAREGWRLALADVNEAGLRETLDLARAAGGEAFTQRCDVRDYSQLTALAQACTEQFGGIDVIVNNAGVASGGFFAELSLEDWDWQLAVNLMGVVKGCKAFLPLLERSKGRIINVASMAALMQGPGMSNYNVAKAGVLALSESLLVELRQLKVAVHVVCPSFFQTNLLDSFRGPNPAMKVQVGKLLEGSPISASDIADYIHQQVAAGEFLILPHEAGRQAWALKQQAPQRLYDEMAEMAVKMRAKAQ
- the csrA gene encoding carbon storage regulator CsrA, whose translation is MLVIGREVGEIIVIGDDIRIMVVQTRDGVVRFGVDAPREVPVHRAEVYKRIKEAKQNKA
- a CDS encoding osmoprotectant NAGGN system M42 family peptidase; translated protein: MSERLPEPNLDYLKRVLLEMLAIPSPTGFTDTIVRYVAERLDELGIPFELTRRGTIRATLKGRQTSPDRAVSAHLDTIGASVRQLQDNGRLALAPVGCWSSRFAEGSRVSVFTDTGVVRGSVLPLMASGHAFNTAIDQMPVSWDHVELRLDAYCATRADCEALGVSIGDFVAFDPLPEFTESGHISARHLDDKAGVAALLAALKAVVESGRQPLIDCHPLFTITEETGSGAAGALPWDVSEFVGIDIAPVAPGQASSEHAVSVAMQDSSGPYDYHLSRHLLKLAGDHDLPVRRDLFRYYFSDAHSAVTAGHDIRTALVAFGCDATHGYERTHIDSLAALSRLLSAYLLSPPVFASDSQPANASLERFSHQLEHDAQMESDTRVPAVDSLVGNKA
- the pap gene encoding polyphosphate:AMP phosphotransferase codes for the protein MFESAEIGHSIDKEAYDAEVPALREALLEAQYELKQQARFPVIVLINGVEGAGKGETVKLLNEWMDPRMIDVLTFDQQTDEELARPPAWRYWRALPPKGRMGVFFGNWYSQMLQGRVHGVFKDAVLDQAITGAERLEQMLCDEGALIIKFWFHLSKKQMKARLKSLKDDPLHSWKISPLDWQQSQTYDRFVRFGERVLRRTSRDYAPWHIVEGVDPNYRSLAVGRILLESLQAALAHNPKGKHQGNVAPLGRAIDQRSLLGALDMTLRLDKHDYQEQLVTEQARLAGLLRDKRMRRHALVAVFEGNDAAGKGSAIRRVAAALDPRQYRIVPIAAPTEEERAQPYLWRFWRHIPARGKFTIFDRSWYGRVLVERVEGFCSPADWMRAYSEINDFEEQLVNAGVVVVKFWLAIDQQTQLQRFQEREQIPFKRYKITEDDWRNRDKWDDYAQAVGDMVDRTSSEIAPWTLVEANDKRWARVKVLRTINQALEAAFAKHKK
- a CDS encoding N-acetylglutaminylglutamine amidotransferase; protein product: MCGLAGELRFTPIDQAPRPADLAAVERITHHLAPRGPDAWGFHSQGPIALGHRRLKIMDLSDGSAQPMVDNTLGLSLAFNGAIYNFPELRQELQDLGYSFWSDGDTEVLLKGYHAWGAALLPKLNGMFALAIWERDNQRLFLARDRLGVKPLYLSRNGERLRFASTLPALLKGGDIDPMLDPVALNHYLNFHAVVPAPRTLLANVQKLEPGTWMRVDRHGEVERQTWWQLKYGANPDERELDLEGWTTRVLDATRDAVAIRQRAAVDVGVLLSGGVDSSLLVGLLREAGVDDLSTFSIGFEDAGGERGDEFQYSDLIAKHYGTRHHQLRIAEHEIIDQLPAAFRAMSEPMVSHDCIAFYLLSREVAKHCKGVQSGQGADELFAGYHWYPQVDGAEDAFAAYRDAFFDRSHGEYRETVQAPWLLETDAAGDYVREHFARPGARDAVDKALRLDSTVMLVDDPVKRVDNMTMAWGLEARTPFLDYRLVELSARIPARFKLPDGGKQVLKQAARRVIPHEVIDRKKGYFPVPGLKHLDGATLGWVRELLTDPSQDRGLFNPAMLDRLLSNPHGQLTPLRGSKLWQLAALNLWLSEQGI
- a CDS encoding YheU family protein, coding for MLIPYDQLQAETLTRLIEDFVTRDGTDNGDDTPLETRVLRVRQALAKGQAFILFDPESQQCQLLARHDVPRELLD